The Burkholderia cepacia ATCC 25416 genome includes a window with the following:
- the tssK gene encoding type VI secretion system baseplate subunit TssK yields the protein MTEPTMSATPVAALRQRVVWTEGMFLRPQHFQQLERHWERYVALRCLPLQGFFWGFDTLELDREQLALGKVALRTASGVMRDGTPFDLSHPDDLPEPLDVPADAKDQLVVLALPLWRGGGEEVSFGAGGGHAASGSNGTSGTNGGADVARYVVREYEVADANAVALGPALLQTGRLNVRLMLEAELTGDWHALGVARIVERRTDARLLVDDGYIPPRLVAQHDAVLLAYARELHGLLTQRSEALAERLSEPGRGGVSEVADFLLLQLVNRYLALTWHAQQHVSTHPEALFCDWLKLACDLSTFTAAGRRPQSLAVYVHDDLRTSFAELMTELRRSLSTVLEQNAIQIELRDAGNGIRVATLADPVLRDTAGFVLAVRADVPADSLRARFPAQAKLGPVERIRDLVQLQLPGITMRQLPVAPRQIPYHAGHTYFEIDRGSDLWKQLARSGGLAFHFAGEFPGLSMEFWAIRG from the coding sequence ATGACCGAACCGACGATGTCCGCGACACCGGTCGCGGCGCTCCGCCAGCGGGTGGTGTGGACCGAGGGGATGTTCCTGCGGCCGCAGCATTTCCAGCAGCTCGAACGGCACTGGGAACGCTACGTCGCGCTGCGCTGCCTCCCGCTGCAAGGCTTCTTCTGGGGCTTCGACACGCTGGAGCTCGACCGCGAGCAACTGGCGCTCGGCAAGGTCGCGCTGCGCACCGCGTCGGGCGTGATGCGCGACGGCACGCCGTTCGACCTGTCCCATCCGGACGATCTTCCCGAACCGCTCGACGTGCCGGCCGACGCAAAGGACCAGCTCGTCGTGCTCGCGCTGCCGTTGTGGCGCGGCGGCGGCGAGGAGGTGTCGTTCGGTGCAGGCGGAGGCCATGCCGCGAGCGGCTCGAACGGTACGAGCGGCACGAACGGCGGCGCCGATGTCGCGCGCTACGTCGTGCGCGAATACGAAGTGGCCGACGCGAACGCGGTCGCGCTCGGTCCCGCACTGCTGCAGACGGGGCGCCTGAACGTGCGGCTGATGCTCGAAGCCGAACTGACCGGCGACTGGCACGCACTCGGCGTCGCCCGGATCGTCGAGCGGCGCACCGATGCGCGGCTGCTCGTCGACGACGGCTACATCCCGCCGCGCCTCGTCGCGCAGCACGACGCCGTGCTGCTGGCCTACGCGCGCGAGCTGCACGGGCTGCTCACGCAACGCAGCGAAGCGCTCGCGGAACGGCTGTCGGAGCCCGGGCGCGGCGGCGTGTCGGAAGTCGCGGACTTCCTGCTGCTGCAGCTCGTGAACCGCTATCTCGCGCTGACCTGGCATGCGCAGCAGCACGTGTCGACGCATCCGGAGGCGCTGTTCTGCGACTGGCTGAAGCTCGCGTGCGACCTGAGCACGTTCACGGCGGCCGGCCGGCGCCCGCAGTCGCTCGCCGTCTACGTGCACGACGACCTGCGCACGAGCTTCGCGGAACTGATGACCGAACTGCGGCGGTCGCTGTCGACGGTGCTCGAGCAAAACGCGATCCAGATCGAGCTGCGCGATGCGGGCAACGGCATCCGCGTCGCGACGCTGGCCGACCCGGTGCTGCGCGACACGGCCGGCTTCGTGCTCGCGGTGCGCGCGGACGTACCGGCCGACAGCCTGCGCGCGCGTTTTCCCGCGCAGGCCAAGCTCGGGCCGGTCGAGCGGATCCGCGATCTCGTGCAACTGCAACTGCCGGGCATCACGATGCGCCAGTTGCCGGTCGCGCCGCGGCAGATCCCGTATCACGCGGGCCATACGTACTTCGAGATCGACAGGGGCAGCGACCTGTGGAAGCAGCTGGCGCGCTCCGGCGGTCTCGCTTTTCATTTCGCCGGCGAATTCCCTGGACTCTCGATGGAGTTCTGGGCGATACGCGGGTGA
- the tssJ gene encoding type VI secretion system lipoprotein TssJ produces MQWRSSSFIVWGCVMLLPGCGATEHAAAVPYAITVDVAPDVNPDPNRKPAPIVLKVFQLRAASSFDSADFFSLQDKPENVLGTDLLGTDRVILRPGESRTLHYRGNVEAGAIGVVAEYRMLEKNRWRLTVPLPRAKQLNLYKFWQTSPGELKLSIAVRNGGLALNDAKGRP; encoded by the coding sequence ATGCAATGGCGGTCGAGCAGTTTCATCGTATGGGGATGCGTGATGCTGTTGCCGGGATGCGGCGCGACGGAGCACGCCGCGGCGGTGCCGTATGCGATCACGGTCGACGTTGCACCCGACGTCAACCCTGACCCGAACCGCAAGCCTGCGCCGATCGTGCTGAAGGTGTTCCAGCTTCGCGCGGCATCGTCGTTCGACAGCGCGGATTTCTTCTCGCTGCAGGACAAGCCGGAGAACGTGCTCGGCACGGACCTGCTCGGCACCGATCGCGTGATCCTGCGGCCGGGCGAGTCGCGCACGCTGCACTATCGCGGCAACGTCGAGGCCGGCGCGATCGGCGTGGTCGCCGAATACCGGATGCTCGAAAAGAACCGCTGGCGGCTGACGGTGCCGCTGCCGCGCGCGAAGCAGCTCAATCTCTACAAGTTCTGGCAGACGTCGCCGGGCGAGCTGAAGCTGTCGATCGCGGTGCGCAACGGCGGCCTCGCGCTGAACGATGCGAAGGGGCGCCCATGA
- a CDS encoding TssQ family T6SS-associated lipoprotein, with protein sequence MKGRSSLVLFLGALLLGAGGCSTSPTQSAARATVDSARAAYDSGDYGRTIALLSHAKEIDGADTDTQVAAHKLLAFSYCVTNRITPCRAEFSKILDLNPRFDLSPAEKGHPIWGPAFEFARRRHASSS encoded by the coding sequence ATGAAAGGTCGTTCATCGCTCGTTCTTTTCCTCGGCGCATTGTTGCTGGGGGCCGGCGGGTGCAGTACGTCCCCGACCCAGTCGGCTGCACGCGCGACGGTCGACAGCGCGCGCGCCGCGTACGACAGCGGCGACTACGGGCGCACGATCGCGCTGCTGAGCCACGCGAAGGAAATCGACGGCGCCGACACCGACACGCAGGTTGCCGCGCACAAGCTCCTCGCGTTCAGCTATTGCGTGACGAACCGCATCACGCCGTGCCGCGCCGAGTTCTCGAAAATTCTCGACCTCAACCCGCGCTTCGACTTGTCCCCTGCGGAGAAGGGACATCCGATCTGGGGGCCTGCGTTCGAATTCGCGCGCCGCAGGCATGCGTCGTCGTCCTGA
- the tagH gene encoding type VI secretion system-associated FHA domain protein TagH — protein sequence MQLIVIEHAGEPVENDSYDAVVFHPPGGTIGRASDNHLVLRDDTRQISRLQALLQVGDDACLLKNLSSVSTIEVNREPVGYAQERALNTGDIIRIGPYVLRADRDDGGDGVDGGHAPVIDMETDSGTRVDMPAQAQARAAAAPAQPSSSRVDTKGAGNRLWGLLQDRLAPRGKAADAATRPGGPAGAGAAQQAAPPAPSQRDLHQLSTDPLDLFAQSSGDLGAAGTAAHADRGNAARDASSATQADHAPEWAQHVRVQPAAAHTDTRPADEPSPHAARAPTPDELLSAFFEGAGLDTAAESHQWSAEQLYIAGQLLALFANGTVELLSSRSILKREVKAHMTMLLDRENNPLKLLPDGGAVLRQMFGLPLPGFMSPQSAVSDAFQDLHAHQIGMVAGMRAALMDLLTRFSPQRLRERDDAMRWYEKRVPVLYKARMWDRYAATHRDTVFAIEDDFASVFGKAFLAAYDAEVESYRGSGRH from the coding sequence ATGCAACTGATCGTGATCGAACATGCCGGCGAGCCGGTCGAAAACGACTCCTACGACGCCGTCGTGTTTCATCCGCCGGGCGGCACCATCGGCCGGGCCAGCGACAACCATCTCGTGTTGCGCGACGACACGCGGCAGATTTCGCGGCTTCAGGCGCTGCTGCAGGTGGGCGACGACGCCTGCCTGCTGAAGAACCTGAGCAGCGTCTCGACGATCGAGGTGAACCGCGAGCCGGTCGGTTATGCGCAGGAGCGCGCGCTCAACACCGGCGACATCATTCGCATCGGGCCGTACGTGCTGCGCGCCGATCGTGACGACGGCGGCGACGGCGTCGATGGTGGCCATGCACCGGTCATCGACATGGAGACCGATTCCGGCACGCGTGTCGATATGCCGGCGCAAGCGCAGGCCCGGGCGGCAGCGGCGCCCGCGCAACCGTCGTCATCGCGTGTCGATACGAAAGGCGCCGGCAACCGGCTGTGGGGGCTCCTCCAGGATCGTCTCGCGCCGCGCGGCAAGGCGGCGGACGCCGCTACGCGGCCAGGCGGCCCCGCAGGTGCGGGCGCGGCGCAGCAGGCCGCACCGCCCGCGCCTTCGCAGCGCGACCTGCACCAGCTGTCGACCGATCCGCTCGACCTGTTCGCGCAGTCGTCGGGCGACCTCGGCGCAGCGGGCACGGCGGCGCACGCCGATCGCGGCAACGCGGCTCGCGACGCATCATCCGCGACGCAGGCGGATCACGCGCCCGAGTGGGCGCAGCACGTGCGCGTGCAACCGGCCGCCGCGCACACCGATACGCGGCCGGCCGACGAACCGTCGCCGCATGCGGCGCGCGCGCCGACCCCCGACGAACTGCTGAGCGCGTTCTTCGAAGGCGCGGGGCTCGACACCGCGGCCGAATCGCATCAGTGGTCGGCCGAGCAGCTGTACATCGCGGGCCAGTTGCTGGCGCTGTTCGCGAACGGCACGGTCGAGCTGCTGTCGTCGCGCAGCATCCTGAAGCGCGAGGTGAAGGCGCACATGACGATGCTGCTCGATCGCGAGAACAATCCGCTGAAGCTGCTGCCCGACGGCGGCGCCGTGCTGCGGCAGATGTTCGGGCTGCCGCTGCCGGGTTTCATGTCGCCGCAGAGCGCGGTCAGCGACGCGTTCCAGGATCTGCACGCGCACCAGATCGGCATGGTCGCCGGCATGCGCGCGGCGTTGATGGACCTGCTGACGCGCTTTTCACCGCAGCGCCTGCGCGAGCGCGACGACGCGATGCGCTGGTACGAGAAGCGCGTGCCCGTGCTGTACAAGGCGAGGATGTGGGATCGCTACGCGGCGACTCATCGCGACACGGTGTTCGCGATCGAGGACGATTTCGCGTCGGTGTTCGGCAAGGCGTTTCTGGCGGCGTATGACGCGGAAGTGGAAAGCTATCGCGGCAGCGGCCGGCATTGA
- a CDS encoding sensor domain-containing diguanylate cyclase, translating into MHPRSAAPYYVVLAGTLIACALMGLCVLQLFQSRHDALDRARETSRNLALVAERDIERNIELYGLSLEAVIQGLRRPDVMAAPPALRRGILFDHAMTANFLGSMLVLDSAGNIILDSANDVPRHGNFGDRKYFTVHRDNPDAGLYISDPFASRLRGGSLSVALTRRVSNPDGSFAGIAMIAVNLEYFHTLFAGLALGSHGAISLIGTNGIMFMRQPFDVRTIGRDISKAPTFRHFMTAPEGSFVETSTIDNVRRLYYFKTLPHLPLIIMVAEAEQDIYAAWRHRAITIGALVATFGAAFIVLSFMLGSQLRRRMRAESELVMLARTDGLTGLNNRRSFGEVLDLEWRRARRARSVFSLLFVDVDRFKAYNDTYGHQAGDDALAAVARCIGDNIRRPADTAARYGGEEFVVILPDTPATGATEIAERIRAAIDGLAIEHAESEFGRVTASIGVASWAPGQEGEVESVIKAADEALYVAKETGRNKVASCGAAT; encoded by the coding sequence ATGCATCCGCGGTCGGCAGCGCCGTACTACGTTGTGCTGGCGGGGACCTTGATAGCGTGCGCGCTGATGGGCCTCTGCGTGTTGCAGTTGTTCCAGAGCCGTCACGATGCGCTCGATCGCGCGCGAGAGACGTCGCGAAATCTGGCGCTCGTCGCCGAGCGCGACATCGAACGCAACATCGAGCTGTACGGCCTGTCGCTCGAGGCGGTGATCCAGGGCCTCCGGCGGCCGGACGTCATGGCCGCCCCGCCGGCCCTGCGGCGCGGCATCCTGTTCGATCACGCGATGACGGCGAATTTTCTCGGCTCGATGCTCGTGCTGGATTCCGCCGGCAACATCATCCTGGATTCGGCGAACGACGTGCCGCGCCACGGCAATTTCGGCGACCGCAAGTACTTTACGGTGCACCGCGACAATCCGGACGCCGGGCTTTACATCAGCGATCCCTTTGCGTCCCGCCTGCGCGGCGGCTCGCTCAGCGTCGCGCTGACGCGCCGCGTGTCGAACCCGGACGGCTCGTTCGCCGGCATTGCAATGATCGCGGTCAATCTCGAGTATTTCCACACGCTGTTCGCCGGCCTCGCGCTCGGCTCGCACGGCGCGATTTCGCTGATCGGCACGAACGGCATCATGTTCATGCGCCAGCCGTTCGACGTGCGCACCATCGGTCGCGACATCAGCAAGGCGCCGACGTTTCGCCACTTCATGACGGCACCGGAAGGCTCGTTCGTCGAGACCTCGACGATCGACAACGTGCGCCGCCTGTACTACTTCAAGACGCTGCCGCACCTGCCGCTGATCATCATGGTCGCCGAGGCGGAGCAGGACATCTACGCCGCGTGGCGGCACCGGGCCATCACGATCGGCGCGCTGGTCGCCACCTTCGGCGCGGCGTTCATCGTGCTGTCCTTCATGCTGGGCTCGCAGCTGCGGCGCAGGATGCGCGCCGAATCCGAGCTGGTCATGCTCGCGCGCACCGACGGCCTCACCGGGCTCAACAATCGCCGCTCGTTCGGGGAGGTGCTGGATCTCGAATGGCGCCGCGCGCGCCGTGCCCGATCGGTGTTTTCGCTGCTGTTCGTCGACGTCGATCGCTTCAAGGCCTACAACGACACGTATGGCCACCAGGCCGGCGACGACGCGCTGGCGGCGGTCGCACGGTGCATCGGCGACAACATCCGGCGCCCGGCGGACACCGCGGCCCGCTATGGCGGCGAGGAGTTCGTCGTGATCCTGCCCGATACGCCGGCGACGGGTGCGACGGAGATCGCCGAAAGGATTCGTGCTGCCATCGACGGACTGGCGATCGAACATGCGGAAAGCGAATTCGGGCGCGTCACCGCGAGCATCGGCGTGGCAAGCTGGGCGCCCGGGCAGGAAGGGGAGGTCGAGTCGGTGATCAAGGCAGCCGACGAGGCGTTGTACGTCGCGAAGGAAACGGGGCGAAACAAGGTCGCGTCGTGTGGTGCGGCCACCTGA